From the genome of Pseudoxanthomonas sp.:
CCACCACACTGGTGCTGTCCGGCAAGGCATCGCCGGCCAGCTGTGCCACGTCCATGCCGCCGTCGAAGGTGCTGGCGAACACCGCATCGGGCGCCTGCGAGGCGAATACGCGCGGCGTGCCGTTGACGCTGGCCGCCTTGCCGGCGAAGGACAGCGTGTCGATCCGGCTGACCCCGCCCTGCACGCTCAGGAACTGGGTCGGCGGATTGACCTGGAATGGTCGCAGCGCCAGCGCCAGACGATAGCTGTGCGAGGCATTGCCCGGATTACGCAGGCGGTAGCGCACCACCAGCTGCGAATCGGCCGGCGTGCCATCGGCAAACGCCGTGGTGGTCAGCTGCAGCGATGGATGGGTCCATTCCACGCTGGGAATCGGCAGGTAACCGTCCTGCAGGGTCTGTTTCTGCTTCACGTCGGCCCAGCTCAGCAGGCGGCCGTCGGTGACCACGAACGGCTCGACACTGAACCCGCCGCGGCCCACTTCCACCGCGCCGTCCTCGCCGATCAGGCCCTGCTCGGTACCGCCGTCCAGGCCGATGATGGTCCAGTACGGCTGCTGGCCACTGAAGCCACGCGGGAACCAGCCCCGGGGCGAATTGGATGCCACCGACCTGACTACATCATTGGGCGTGGCCGAGAACGCCAGCGGCAACACCTGCAGTTCGGCCAGGCCGAACGAGGCATGCGGCCCCTGCACCGGCAGCACGCGCACGTAGCGCGCTTCGGATTCCGGCAGCGCGATCCAGTCGGCGCCGCCATTGCCATCGACGACCGAGCGCACGTCGCGCCACTGCTGGCCGTCATCGGACAGCTGCAACAGGTAATCGGAGGCGTATTCGTCCTGCTTCCAGACCAGCTTGAGGCCGCCGAATTCGCGTAGCCTGCCCAGGTCCAGGGTCAGCTGCGGCTCACTGGCGGCATCGAAATCGGCGTACCAGGCCGTCTCCGGCCTGCCGTCCACGGCCTGCAGCGCACTGCTGCCGACATTGGCAGCAGAGACGCTCGCACTGCCCATCAGCGGCGAGGTGTCTTCGGCCGGCAGCGGCGTGAACGTCAGCGCATCCAGGCAGACCGAGCCCTTGCCGCCGGCATTGTTGTAGATGGTGAATTCGAGTTTTGCGCTCTTGCGCAACGTCTTGTCCGGGTCCGGACCCCAGGCCTTGTCGATGTGACGCTTGCGATAGGTGACCTGCGTCCAGTCTTCCGGGAAATCGTAGCTCGGGCGATTGACCCACCACACGTTGTCGCCGGAGGGATCGCTGAGCTTGAACTGCAGATCATTGGCCGGTGAGTGGCCACGGATCTTGAAATCGAAGCGGTAGTTGTCCGGATAATCGATCTGGACCTCGCGCTGCACGCCGGCATAGCCGGACACGCCGTGATAGTCGTAATCCAGGCACAGGGCCTTGCCGCCCTCTGCTCCGGGCACCACGCGCAAAGCCGCGGTCACCTGGTTGGAGGTGACCACTTTCCAGGTGGAGGGGTCATCGAAGCCGTCGATGATGCGCGCGCCGCCGGCGGCGCCCTGGGCCGATGCCGATACGGCCATGCAGGCCAGCGACAGTCCCGCGATGGTTCTGATCATCCCTCACCCTTTCATGACCGACATGGAAACCGGAGGCCGCCGATGCGGCCTCCGGGGAACACCTTTTACCAGTTCAGGCCGAAGGAAAGCTTGAAGGTGCGCATCGGCGAGGCCAGCAGCCCGGTCGGTGACGCATACGCGGTATTGAGGTCGCTCGAGGTGCCGGTGTCGGTGCTGTAGGTCGAGTAGTTCACCCAGTTGAACAGGTTGATGATGTCGGCGCGGACGTTCATCTTGATGTTCGTGCCGGTATCGAGCTCCTTGTTCAACGCCAGGCTGAATTCCTTGTAGCCGAAGGTGTTGTCAGGCGTGAACTGCTCGATGTAGCACTGCGAGCTGCCCGACAGGCAGTTGTAGCCATACACCGGCGTCTGGCTGGCCAGCGACAGCTTGCCCGACAGGCTGATGTCGTATGGCAGGTCGTAGATACCGGTGACGACCAGACGGTTCTTTGGAATGCCCGCGGCCTGGTGCCAGCCGTAGCCCGCCATCGATTCGTAGTCCAGTGAATAGTGTTCGCCGAACGCACGGTTCTCCTGGGCATCGGAGAACGTATAGGCCACGCTGACACCCCAGCCCGATTCCTTGTCGTAAGGCTTCTCGATCTTCATCGCCAGCTGGTTGTTGCGGGTCTCCAGGCCATTGGTGCCCAGCACGATCGCGCTGTAACCATCCGGCGAATCGCTCGGCGCGCCCGAGGTGGTGCCTGCGGCCAGGAACGAGCCGTCCGCCAGGCGGTTGCCGCGCAGGAACACGAAGCCGTCATGGCTCTCGATCCGGCTCAGCGACACGTCGGTGAACCAGTCGTTGTTCCAGAAGTGCAGCGTGTTACGCATGCCGATGCTGAACTGGTCCGAGTACGGCACCTTGATGTTGTTGTCGATCAGGTAGATCTCGCGACCACCACCGCCGGTCGAGCTACTGGACAGCGCAGCCAGGCCTTCCGCGGTTGCATAGCTGTCGTCCCATGCCACGCAGGGCGAGCCCAGGCACGGGTTGTTGGCACTGCTGAAGTAATAGCTGTAGGACTTGAAGCTGTTGTTGAGCTGCTCCAGGGCCAGGTAATCGAACAGGTTGCGGTCGTAGGCGCGGCCTGCACCGCCGTAGATCACGTGCTCCTGGTCGCCGAACAAGTCATACGACGCGCCCAGACGGGGCTGCCACGCATTCTTGAACGCCTTGCGGTTGCTGCCGGTGCTGATGTAGTCGTTGATGTTGTAGTTGGCGTTGTCCAGGTTGCTCCAGTTCTGCAGCGCGCTGGCCACGTCGCTTGGCGTGACGAAGTTCAGGAACGACGGGGTCTTTTCATAGTCGTAGCGCACGCCCAGGTTCAGGGTCCAGTGATCGTTGATCTCCCAGTCGTCCTGCAGGTAGACGCCGTACTGCTTGTTCTTGGAAACGACCGAACCACCACTGCTGTCGTCGCCCCAGCTGACCTTGTACGGCGTGTCGGTGTCAGTGAGGATGTTGTAGTAGTACTGCGGGTTGGCCGGGTTGATCTGGGTCGAATCCAGTTCCACCGACTTGTACTTGAAGCCCACCTTGAAGGTGTGGCTGCCGTGCCACTCCATGCTGTCCAGGGTCAGGTCATCCTGCACCGCCCAGCCCTTCTGGCCCTTGTCCTGGTAACTGCTGCCCGCACCGGCGGTCAGGATGGTGGTCTGCTCGCTCGCGGTGCTGGTCCCGCTGGCATCGGTGGTGTAAGGCGCATAGGCAAGCACATAGCCGACGCCATCGGTCAGCGGGTCCTGGTGCCAGAACGCGCTTTCGTAGCTCAGGTTGAACTCGTTGAGGAAGCGCTGGCCGCTGTACTGCCAACGCAGGTTGGCGCGCTTTTCTTCCTGGCCGTTGCTGCTGCCATGGCTGTAGGTGGTGGTATCGCCGATGTCGGACAGCTCGTCTTCCTTGCGGTACTTCGCGGTCAGCTCGAACAGATTGTTGTCACCGATGGTCCAGTCGATCTTGCCGAAAGCCAGGTCTTCCTTGAACGGCGTGCTGTAGCTGGTCACCAGGGACTGCAGGGATTCCGGCAGTTCATCCACGCGATCGGAATAGATCGAGCCCGGGATGACCGTGGTCGGCGTGGTGTACTCCTTGTTTTCATACGCAATGAAGAAGTGCGCGCGGTCCTTGAGGATCGGCCCACTGAACGTCGCGCCCCACTCGGTTTCGGCGAAATCATCGCGCTCACCGGCCTTCTTCTCGAGCGGACTTTCAGCGCGCCAGCTGTCGTTGGTGGTGTCCCAGAAAAAGCTGCCATGGAAATCATTGGTGCCTGACTTGGTCGAGGCCACGATCGCAGCACTGCTCACCTGGTCGTACTCGGCCTTGTAGTTGGAGGTGATGACCTTGTACTCACCGATCGCCGACTGCGGGAACGGGTTGCCGCGGCTGGAATCCTGGCCGCTCACGCCGCCGGTCAGCACGTAGCTCTTCTGGCTGATGCCATCGATATAGACGTTGGTGCCATCGGCCGAGGTCGCGCCCGAGCGCATCTTGGTATTGCCGTCGCTGCCGCGGATGAACTGCACGCTGGGCACGGTGTCGGCGACTTCCAGGAAGTTGCGCGTGGCCTGCGGCAGGCGTTCGATCTGGACGTTGGAAATATAGGTCGCGTTCTCCGAGGTGCGCGTTTCCACCAGTGCCGACGGGGCCGCGGTCACCTTGACCGCACCCAGGTCGGTGGCATCGCCCGCAGGTGCAGCGGCCGTCTCGCCGAGGTTGAGTGTCGCGGTCTGGCCGACAGCCAGGGTCACGGTCTTGCTGCTCGCCTGGCCGTTGCTGACCACATCGACCTTGTACGAACCCGGCGGCAGGCCTGCGGCGTTGTAGGCGCCATCGGCAGCAGCCTTGACGGTGCGGCTGAAACCGGTGGCGATGTTGGTCACGGTGATGGTGGTATCGGCCGAGGCATCACTGACCTGTCCACGCAAGGTGGCAGCGGTCGACTGGGCCATGACGGGCGCGGCGCCCAGCAGCATGCAGCCGGCCAGCGCGCAGGCCAGTACGGAACGATTGAAACGACGGGATCCAGCGTGGGGGATGGATTGAACTGACATTAAAGAACCCTCTCTTTCTTATTGTTGATCGTCAGACACTCCCGGGATCCCAATGGACCCGGGCAACGGTTACGGCACGCGGACGTGCCCTCCCAACTCCACGGCGCAAGGCCGTGTTCCGTGCGGGTCGATCTGCGTCGACCCCGCGCGATATCGCATCGCCAACTGGCGACACCTGATGCCCTCATGCGTCACTGCGCGACAGCCGGATTGCGTGACCGACGCACGCTGACGCAGATTGCGGGCAGCAGAAACCCTGGTGCCGACAACGCACCCAGGCGAAAAAATCTCCTATGCAATGGCCGTCGCGCGCCGCGCGACGACGATGTCGACTCAGATCAAACGCGCCTCCGCGTACTCCGGAACAGACTTGGGAGCACGCACGCATCGATACGACGGGATGAGAATCTCATCCCTTTACGCTTCCCAACAGCAGACCTTGGATGTAGTAACGCTGCAGCAACAGGAACAGCGACAGCACCGGCACGATCGTGACCACGGCACCGGCCATCATCATCTCCACGTCCATCACGTGCTCGCGCGACAGCGAGGCCAGCGCCACCGGCAACGTGTACTTGTCCTGGTCGGTCAGCACGATCAGCGGCCACATGAAGTCGTTCCATGCCGCCATGAAGGTGAAGATAGACAAGGTGACCAGCACCGGCTTGAGCATCGGCAGCACGATCTGGAAGAAGATCCGCATCTCGCCGGCACCATCCATGCGTGCCGCTTCCAGCAGTTCGTCGGGAATGCTGCGCGCGTACTGACGCACCAGGAAGATCCCGAACACCGTCGCCAGCGCCGGCACGATCACGCCGCCAAAGCTGTTGACCAGGTGCAGCTGCTTCATCAGCAGGAACAGTGGCAGCATCGCCACCTGTGCCGGGATCACCAGCGCGGCCATCAGCACCTGGAAGAGCCGCTCGCGCCCGACAAAGCGCAGCTTGGCGAAGGCATAGCCCGCCATCGTGTTGAACAACAGCGAGCCCAGCGTGATCGCCACCGATACCAGCAGGCTGTTGACGAAATTGCGCGCCATGCCCGTGCGCTCGAACAGCGCGTGGTAGTTGGCCAGGGTCGAGCTGCTGGGCAGCATCGGCGGAGGGAAACGACTGGCCTCGCCGGGCGGCATGAACGACACCGACACCATCCATGCCAGTGGCGCCAGGCTGATGATCGCGATCACCAGCAGCGCGCCATTGACCAGGATCGCGTTCCAACGGGTGCCACCGACTTCGCGGCTCATACCAAATCCTTTTTGCGGCCGAAGCGCAGCATCACGGTGGTCACCGCCAGGATGATCAGGAACAGCAGGAACGCCACGGCCGACGCGCGACCGAGGTTCCACCACTTGAAGCCTTCTTCGAACATGAAATACAGCACGCTGACCGTGCTCTGCAGCGGGTCGCCGCGGGTCATGACGTAAGGTTCGGCGAACAGCTGGAAGTAACCGGAAATGGTGATCACGCCGACCACCAGCAGCACCGGGCCCAACATCGGCAGGGTGATGTGCAGGAACTGCTTCCAGCGGTTGGCGCCATCGATGCGCGCGGCCTCGTACAGGTCCTGCGGGATCGCCTGCAGGCCGGCCAGGAAGATCACCATGTTGTAGCCGAAGTTCTTCCACACCGCGAACAGCATGATGGTCGGCATGGCCCAGTGCGGGTCGCCCAGCCAGTCGATCGGCGAGATGCCGATGTGCTCCAGCGCGTAGTTCACCAAGCCATAGCGGGTATGGAACAGATAGCGCCAGATCACCGCCACCGCGACCAGGGTGGTCACCACCGGCGCAAACAGCGCGGTGCGGAACAGCGCCTTGAAGCGCGCGGCCGGGGCATTGAGCAGCAGCGCTGCGCCCAACGAAGCGGCGATGGACATCGGCACGCCCAGCAGGACGAAGTAAGTCGTGTTCCACAACGACTTCCAGAACATCGGCGTCTGCAGCAGGTCGATGTAGTTGCCCAGCGCGACAAAGCGCAGGTTGTGCAGGTCGGCCAGCGAATACAGGTCGAAATCGGTGACGCTCAGGGCCAGTGCCGACAGCACCGGCAGGCCGAAGAACACGCCCAGTACGATCAGCGACGGCCCGGCGAAGATCCAGCCGGCGAGTGAGTTCTGCTTCATGGGGTGGCCCTCGCCGTTGGGACATCGCTGCCGGTGGCGTGGTCGCGTTCGTACATCCAGCGACGCTTGGCCAGGATGTCGTCCACGCGTCCGTCCAGGTCGTTCAGTGCCTTGTCCTGCGACTCACCGCCGCGGACCACGCGCTCGGTCGCCAGGCGCATTTCCTGCACGATCCGCTCCCACTCCAGCACCTTCGGCGTCGGCTTGACGCGTTCGAGTTGTTCGGCGAACGCGCGGGCCAGCGGATCGCCTTCCAGCTGCGGTGTCTGCCAGGTGCTGCGGCGCGGCGGCAGGTCGCCGATCAGGGCGTGGAAGCGCTGCTGGATATCCGGGCGCGACAGGAATTCGACCAGCTTCCAGGCCGCTTCCTTGTTCCTGGAACGCTGGAACAGCACCAGGCTCGACCCGCCGGCGATGCCCGCGCCCGGACCATGCGGACCTGGCAGCGCCATCGTGCCCCACTGGTCCTTCAACGCCTCTGGCGCGCGGTTGCGGAATTCGCGGATGTTCCAGGGACCGGAAAAGTAGAACGCGAAGTAGCCGTTGAAGAATTCATCCCAGACGTTGGAGACCTGGGTTTCGGACAGCGGTGGCGCCCAGTGCTGGGTGAAGGTGTTGGCGTAGAACGCCAGCGCGCGGCGGAACCCCGGGCTCTGGAAATTGCCGCGGTTGTCATGGTCGCGCAGCAGCGGGTCGTCCTGCTGCAGGCCCAGCGAGAGCTGCTGCTCGAACTCGTTGAGCGGCATCAGGATCGCGAAACGGTCCTTCCCCACGTGCGCCTTGATCTGCGCCATCGCGGTGTTCCACTCGTCCCAGGTGTTGATCGGCAGCTTGACCCCGGACTCGCGCAGGATGTCCTTGCGGTAGTACAGCAGCCGCGTATCGACATACCAGGGAATACCAACCAGCTTGCCGTCGATGACATTGGTTTCCCAGATGCCCGGGAAGTAATCGTCCTGCTTGACCACCGTGGAAGCCTGCACGTAGGGCTCCAGCGGCGTCAGCGCATCGAGCGCGGCGAACTCTGAGATCCAGGTATTACCCAGCTGGCAGATGTCCGGCAGCGTATCGGCCGCGAACGCGGTCAACAGCTTCTCGTGCGCAGCGGTATTCGGGATCTGCTGCATGTCCACGTGGATGCCGGGATTGGCCTGCTCGAATTCGGGCAACAGCGTGCTGATGACCTCGCCTTCGCGGCCGATCGCCCAGAAGGTCACGGTGGTCTGGCCCGCCGGCGCCCGGTTGCAGCCGGCCAGCAGCGAGATGACCGCCACCATGCCCAGCCGCCGCCAGGTGGCAGCGCGCTGCTGGCGCGCCGATGCCGCCGTTGTGAAACGTGAAAACAACATGGTCAGGCCTTACTCCGGCTGCTGCGGACGCTGCGAGGTTTCGTTGGCATCCTGCTTGGGCACGCGCGATTCGGCCGTGCCCAGCGCGCGCGCGGTGGCTTCGTCCATCTTGCCTGGCGTGTCGGAGGCGTCGGGCTTCTTCTCGGCGGGCTTGGGCGTTTCGCCCTCCTCCGCCGCCAGCCAGCCACCCTTGAAACCAGCCCGCTCCAGACCCTTGCGGATATGCGGGTTCTTCTTCATCACGTTCCAGACGAAGTCGTCGCGGTAGTTGGCGATCATCGCCAGGATCGGGCCCTGGTCGATGCCGATGTAGTCACTGGCGACCCAGCCGTTGTCCGGCACCACGCGACCGGTCTTGATCGGGATGTCGTAGGTGAAGCTGCGGTTGAACGAATCCAGGAAACCGTAGCTGGAATACAGGTAGTCGCCGTAGCGCTTGTGCATTTCCTCGGTGGCCGGGATCACGATCTCCGGTGCGAACGGCAGCGAAGAGATCGCCGCGGTCGGTGCGATGGTACCGTCGTCGAAATTGTCACGCAGGCCCGCGCCGCGCGCCGAGTAATGGCGGAACTCGCGCTGCTCGCCGCGGTAGTCCTGCAACGTCTGCTGCGGGCCGTCCGAAGCGGTCAGGCCCCACACGTTCTCGCCGTAGTCCTTCCACTTCATCGGATTGGCAATCGCGTACTGGCGGTGTGCATAGGCGGCACGACGACTGTTCTCGAAGTAATCCATGCCGTGCTCGCGCATGAAATCGTCCTGGATGCCGCGGAAATCCACCCAGACATGCGTGTACTGATGGGTGAACAGCGGGCCATAGGACAGGTATTCCTGGTTCTGGTAGACGCCCCAGATCTCGTTGTAGGTACGCGTCCACACCTGCCAGGCATCCGGCTCCACCGCATGCGTGGGCGAGCCCAGCGCCAGGATGTAGACCATCATCCCCTCGCTGTATCCGGTCCAGTCGTGGTTGATGAAGCCGCTCTCCGGAAACCAGCCCATCGAGATTAGCGGCGAACGCGGCTGGATCCAGGTCCAGTCCACGCGGCGATAGATCTGTTCGGCCAGGTCGCGGATCTGCTTTTCGCGCGGATCGTCCTGGTCGTAATACGACTGCGCGAACAGCACGCCCATCAGCAGCAGCGAGGTATCCACCGTGGACAGCTCGACCCAGGTGTTGAAACGCTCACCGGTCTGCATGTCCAGGAAGTGGTAGTAGAAGCCCTTGTAGCCAGCGGTGCCGGTGGGCTGCTTGCCCTGCTTGAGCCCCTCGAGGAACTTCAGCGTGGTCAGCGTGCGGTCCACCGCCTGGCTGCGGCTGACCCAGCCGTTCTCGATCCCGATCGGATACGCGGTCAGCGCATAACCCACCGATGCGACCGAGGCGAATGGACGCGATGGATAACGGTCCGGCGTCATGCCGTTGGTTTCGTTGGTGGTATCCCAGAAGAACTGGAACGTGCGCCGTTCGATATCGCGGAACAGCGGCGGCAGTTCGGGCTTCTTGTCTTCCACAGGCAGCTCCACGGGCGGACGACCGGTGACCTTGACCGGCTTGACTGGCGTGGGTTCTGGCGCCTTCTGGCAAGCCGCCAGCAACACCACCAGCACACCGACAGTGGCCGGAAGGAAAGACGGAAGGAACCGGCGCGTCTTCAAGAGTGGATATCCATGAAATGGGGTACATCCGCAGATAAGGGTCGGTGAAACAGCGTAGATGCAGGAGGAATTGCCCCCGATTGGGGCAACCCGCCGGGGGCGGTCAGGTTAGCAGTCCACACCTGGTGAGACCTTGTATCTGCGGGTGATGTATGGGTTGTTGGCTGCCCCGGTGTCGGTATCGAAATCGACCCGGTCCATTACGGTGGAACGCACCGCCAGCGGACTGACGCACCGCCATCGCGATGGTGTCTTGGCCAGTGCTGTCGATCTTGGCCGACGTGGGCCGGGCCCGCACAACGCCAATCAGCCGACCACTGCCAGGCGGGCAGCTGGGCAGCCTGCGCGCGGGTCGTTGGATGTTGCTGGTATGCGTCATGTGTCGGCCCTCCCGGGGCTTGCCCAAAACGTGACTATGGATTTGGAAACAAACAGCCGATGGCGCTGCATCGGAAGATTCGCGCCCTTCATGCGCGCGGCGTCATTCCCTCATGGCAGGTGCGGAACTGCGCACGACCAGTTCGGGAACCAGCGGTGCAGGGGCGGGCGCGGACTGGTCCTTGGCATCGATGTCCTGCAACAGACGCCGCAGGGCGTTGGCGCCCAGTTCGGCAATGCTGATGCGCATGGTGGTGAGCGTGGGATGGACGAAGCGCGCTACCGGCACGTCGTCGAAGCCGGCCAGGGCGATGTCGTCAGGCACCCGCAGCCCGGCCTCGTTGAGTGCGAACAGGCAGCCCAGCGCCATCATGTCGTTTGCAGCGAAGATCGCATCGGGCCGCGGCGTGATCCGAAGCAGCGCGTTGCCCGCCTCCATGCCGGAAGCCTCGTCGAAATTGCCCGGCAGCACCTGCGCCTGGGCATCGGGAAGCAGTTCGGCCAAGGCATCGCGGTAGCCACGCAGGCGTTCGGCGGCGTCGAAGTTGCCTTCGGGACCGCCGATGAAGGCGATGCGCCGGTGCCCCGCGTCCACCAGGTGCCGCACCATCGCCACGGCGCCGCCGTGGTTGTCGATGTTGAGGACCGGATAAGCCTCGTCGGGCAGATGGGTATTGATCAGGACTGCCGGCAGCCCGGCTGGCAGATTGTCGGTTAGGAAGCCGGGCTGGTCGGCATACGGCGACAACACCAGCAGGCCATCGACCCGGCCGCGCATCGCGCGCAGCGCAGCGCCCTGCTCTTCCTGCGCACCGTGGTAGCTGGAAACCAGCAGGTGCTCGCGACGCTCGCGAGCCACGCCATCGATGCCACGGATCAACTCGGAAAAGAACTCGCCGTACAGGTCAGGCAGCACCACACCGATGGTCTGGGTGCTGCGGCTGCTCAGGCTGCGCGCAGCGGCATGTGGCTGGTAGCG
Proteins encoded in this window:
- a CDS encoding sugar ABC transporter permease; protein product: MKQNSLAGWIFAGPSLIVLGVFFGLPVLSALALSVTDFDLYSLADLHNLRFVALGNYIDLLQTPMFWKSLWNTTYFVLLGVPMSIAASLGAALLLNAPAARFKALFRTALFAPVVTTLVAVAVIWRYLFHTRYGLVNYALEHIGISPIDWLGDPHWAMPTIMLFAVWKNFGYNMVIFLAGLQAIPQDLYEAARIDGANRWKQFLHITLPMLGPVLLVVGVITISGYFQLFAEPYVMTRGDPLQSTVSVLYFMFEEGFKWWNLGRASAVAFLLFLIILAVTTVMLRFGRKKDLV
- a CDS encoding TonB-dependent receptor, coding for MSVQSIPHAGSRRFNRSVLACALAGCMLLGAAPVMAQSTAATLRGQVSDASADTTITVTNIATGFSRTVKAAADGAYNAAGLPPGSYKVDVVSNGQASSKTVTLAVGQTATLNLGETAAAPAGDATDLGAVKVTAAPSALVETRTSENATYISNVQIERLPQATRNFLEVADTVPSVQFIRGSDGNTKMRSGATSADGTNVYIDGISQKSYVLTGGVSGQDSSRGNPFPQSAIGEYKVITSNYKAEYDQVSSAAIVASTKSGTNDFHGSFFWDTTNDSWRAESPLEKKAGERDDFAETEWGATFSGPILKDRAHFFIAYENKEYTTPTTVIPGSIYSDRVDELPESLQSLVTSYSTPFKEDLAFGKIDWTIGDNNLFELTAKYRKEDELSDIGDTTTYSHGSSNGQEEKRANLRWQYSGQRFLNEFNLSYESAFWHQDPLTDGVGYVLAYAPYTTDASGTSTASEQTTILTAGAGSSYQDKGQKGWAVQDDLTLDSMEWHGSHTFKVGFKYKSVELDSTQINPANPQYYYNILTDTDTPYKVSWGDDSSGGSVVSKNKQYGVYLQDDWEINDHWTLNLGVRYDYEKTPSFLNFVTPSDVASALQNWSNLDNANYNINDYISTGSNRKAFKNAWQPRLGASYDLFGDQEHVIYGGAGRAYDRNLFDYLALEQLNNSFKSYSYYFSSANNPCLGSPCVAWDDSYATAEGLAALSSSSTGGGGREIYLIDNNIKVPYSDQFSIGMRNTLHFWNNDWFTDVSLSRIESHDGFVFLRGNRLADGSFLAAGTTSGAPSDSPDGYSAIVLGTNGLETRNNQLAMKIEKPYDKESGWGVSVAYTFSDAQENRAFGEHYSLDYESMAGYGWHQAAGIPKNRLVVTGIYDLPYDISLSGKLSLASQTPVYGYNCLSGSSQCYIEQFTPDNTFGYKEFSLALNKELDTGTNIKMNVRADIINLFNWVNYSTYSTDTGTSSDLNTAYASPTGLLASPMRTFKLSFGLNW
- a CDS encoding LacI family DNA-binding transcriptional regulator, with the translated sequence MSRSGTITIKDVAREASVSVATVSRALNGHHNVAPDVRRLVMETAQRLRYQPHAAARSLSSRSTQTIGVVLPDLYGEFFSELIRGIDGVARERREHLLVSSYHGAQEEQGAALRAMRGRVDGLLVLSPYADQPGFLTDNLPAGLPAVLINTHLPDEAYPVLNIDNHGGAVAMVRHLVDAGHRRIAFIGGPEGNFDAAERLRGYRDALAELLPDAQAQVLPGNFDEASGMEAGNALLRITPRPDAIFAANDMMALGCLFALNEAGLRVPDDIALAGFDDVPVARFVHPTLTTMRISIAELGANALRRLLQDIDAKDQSAPAPAPLVPELVVRSSAPAMRE
- a CDS encoding glucoamylase family protein, whose product is MKTRRFLPSFLPATVGVLVVLLAACQKAPEPTPVKPVKVTGRPPVELPVEDKKPELPPLFRDIERRTFQFFWDTTNETNGMTPDRYPSRPFASVASVGYALTAYPIGIENGWVSRSQAVDRTLTTLKFLEGLKQGKQPTGTAGYKGFYYHFLDMQTGERFNTWVELSTVDTSLLLMGVLFAQSYYDQDDPREKQIRDLAEQIYRRVDWTWIQPRSPLISMGWFPESGFINHDWTGYSEGMMVYILALGSPTHAVEPDAWQVWTRTYNEIWGVYQNQEYLSYGPLFTHQYTHVWVDFRGIQDDFMREHGMDYFENSRRAAYAHRQYAIANPMKWKDYGENVWGLTASDGPQQTLQDYRGEQREFRHYSARGAGLRDNFDDGTIAPTAAISSLPFAPEIVIPATEEMHKRYGDYLYSSYGFLDSFNRSFTYDIPIKTGRVVPDNGWVASDYIGIDQGPILAMIANYRDDFVWNVMKKNPHIRKGLERAGFKGGWLAAEEGETPKPAEKKPDASDTPGKMDEATARALGTAESRVPKQDANETSQRPQQPE
- a CDS encoding sugar ABC transporter substrate-binding protein — encoded protein: MVAVISLLAGCNRAPAGQTTVTFWAIGREGEVISTLLPEFEQANPGIHVDMQQIPNTAAHEKLLTAFAADTLPDICQLGNTWISEFAALDALTPLEPYVQASTVVKQDDYFPGIWETNVIDGKLVGIPWYVDTRLLYYRKDILRESGVKLPINTWDEWNTAMAQIKAHVGKDRFAILMPLNEFEQQLSLGLQQDDPLLRDHDNRGNFQSPGFRRALAFYANTFTQHWAPPLSETQVSNVWDEFFNGYFAFYFSGPWNIREFRNRAPEALKDQWGTMALPGPHGPGAGIAGGSSLVLFQRSRNKEAAWKLVEFLSRPDIQQRFHALIGDLPPRRSTWQTPQLEGDPLARAFAEQLERVKPTPKVLEWERIVQEMRLATERVVRGGESQDKALNDLDGRVDDILAKRRWMYERDHATGSDVPTARATP
- a CDS encoding carbohydrate ABC transporter permease — encoded protein: MSREVGGTRWNAILVNGALLVIAIISLAPLAWMVSVSFMPPGEASRFPPPMLPSSSTLANYHALFERTGMARNFVNSLLVSVAITLGSLLFNTMAGYAFAKLRFVGRERLFQVLMAALVIPAQVAMLPLFLLMKQLHLVNSFGGVIVPALATVFGIFLVRQYARSIPDELLEAARMDGAGEMRIFFQIVLPMLKPVLVTLSIFTFMAAWNDFMWPLIVLTDQDKYTLPVALASLSREHVMDVEMMMAGAVVTIVPVLSLFLLLQRYYIQGLLLGSVKG